A DNA window from Ranitomeya imitator isolate aRanImi1 chromosome 2, aRanImi1.pri, whole genome shotgun sequence contains the following coding sequences:
- the LOC138661495 gene encoding carbohydrate sulfotransferase 4-like: MIPRISHVMNLRFHFVILLLFMSCSLLSISQFLFSKSSCTSSFSSSEAKPVHVLIISSWRSGSSLLGQIFNHHENVFYLFEPGHAVWMKFRDESSELLHYAVRDLLHSFFTCDFSPLQHYLPKGGKYISEIGFFAESRALCTPPACTAYIPSEGYNRQNCFLRCVNSSMDKMLNVCQMYSHVVMKTVRILDLSILLPLLRDPNLNLRIIHLVRDPRAVALSRKSFVLNIENRILLKNEVVSKNRNTTISKVMAKICKAQADINLLARTSKFLNDRYMVIRHEDLARYPVESMRQMFDFAELRITKDMEQWMHNITHEEIRGTERFMPFSRVSSKVIEKWRTAADFNFVHQVQLMCKGSMRVFGYLPVRTKEDQKNLDLDVLKKDWSSTKFTK, from the coding sequence ATGATCCCAAGAATCTCCCACGTGATGAATCTACGCTTTCATTTTGTGATTTTATTACTTTTTATGTCTTGTTCACTCTTGAGCATTTCACAATTCCTCTTTAGCAAATCCTCTTGTACTTCTTCCTTCTCTTCTTCCGAAgcaaagcccgtccacgtcctcatTATTTCTTCTTGGAGATCCGGTTCTTCGCTCCTTGGACAGATCTTCAACCACCACGAGAATGTCTTCTACCTTTTCGAGCCTGGTCATGCTGTGTGGATGAAGTTTCGAGACGAAAGTTCAGAGCTTCTTCATTATGCAGTGAGGGATCTCCTCCATTCTTTCTTCACATGTGATTTCTCCCCCCTCCAACATTACCTTCCAAAAGGAGGAAAATACATTTCGGAGATTGGGTTCTTTGCAGAAAGTCGAGCTCTTTGCACCCCACCAGCTTGCACTGCCTATATCCCATCTGAAGGCTATAACAGGCAAAACTGTTTTCTCCGATGTGTGAACTCTTCTATGGATAAAATGTTGAATGTCTGTCAAATGTATTCTCATGTGGTGATGAAAACAGTTAGGATCCTGGATCTTTCCATCCTTCTTCCACTTTTGCGGGACCCCAATCTAAATCTAAGGATTATTCATCTAGTGAGGGACCCTCGAGCAGTTGCCTTATCAAGGAAAAGCTTTGTCCTTAACATCGAGAACCGGATTTTACTTAAAAATGAAGTCGTTTCTAAGAACAGGAATACTACAATAAGCAAAGTCATGGCAAAGATTTGTAAAGCTCAGGCTGATATTAATTTGCTGGCCAGAACCTCCAAGTTCTTGAACGATCGCTATATGGTCATCCGTCATGAGGATCTGGCCAGATACCCGGTTGAAAGCATGAGACAAATGTTTGATTTTGCTGAACTTCGgataactaaagacatggaacaaTGGATGCATAACATCACTCATGAAGAGATTCGAGGAACTGAACGATTCATGCCCTTCTCTAGAGTGTCCTCAAAGGTTATCGAGAAATGGAGGACTGCTGCTGATTTCAATTTTGTCCACCAAGTTCAACTAATGTGTAAGGGATCTATGAGAGTGTTTGGTTATTTACCTGTAAGAACCAAGGAAGACCAGAAAAATTTAGATCTGGACGTATTAAAGAAGGATTGGTCGTCGACAAAATTTAccaagtaa